The bacterium genomic interval AGGCGAACGAGGCGATCGCGCACTACGAACGTGCGCTCGAGATCGACGACACGCGCTTTGCCGCGGCGGGCCCGCTCTCCGAGCTGTTGGTGGAACGCGGCGATCGAGCTGCGGCGATCGAAGGGCTCGAGGATTTCGTCGCACGCGTCGCTCCCTACGACGGGCGGGGCGCGCGTCTACTCGCCGAGCTCCTCGGCGACGACGCCGATGCGGAGCGTGAGGCCCGGCTGACAGCGCAGGCGGATCGCTTCGCCGCGCCGCCGGAGACGCTGCCCCTCTCGAGCACCTAGCGCGCGCGGGCGATCGTGCTTCGCGCGCGCAGGCCCGCGCGCTGCGAAGGCCGTTCGAGGTGACTGGGTCGGTTTCCGGGCTCGGCCCGTGCCGCCCGAGCCGCGTCTCCGCGTCGGGGACGCGTCGATCTCTGCGGTGCCTCCCGCGGGGAAATCGAAGGGTGGGATTTTCACAACTCTTCGATTTTTCTCCCCACTCCTGCTTTGGCTCGTGATAGGGTGGTCGAGACCTGTAGGGGATGGCCGTCTGCGGTGGGACGCAAACGGTGCAAAGGCTTGTTCAACCGTCTTTTTTCACCATCAGGTCAGATTGAGTGTGCGGAGGGAGCGCGTCACCGCGGATGGTTCGCGGCGCCGGGCTCCAGCCAGCGGACCTTCGTGTCCAGCGCTGGCTCATTCGCTCCGTGTGGATACGGATCGCGCGCGTCTTTCGCGTGGGATTGCTGATTCTGATGAGGTGAAAGATGATTCGAAAGCAGAGTCTCGCCGCGGTTGCCGCGGTGGTTGGCCTGATGATCCCCTCGGGCGCTATGGCGCTCGGTATCTCCGTCGTGGGCTCCTCGAGCACCAGCGGCACCCCCGGCCTGGTTCGATTCGGTGACACGATCACGGTCGACCTCGTCGTCGAGAACGCGACCCTCGATGACATCTTCGGGATCGACATCGCGGCCCGTGGCCACGACGTCAATGGTGACGGCCTCGCCAACGACGGTCTCGAGATCGTTGGCGGGCAGACGTCCTTCAACCTCTTCGCGGACATCGGCGCCGGCGACCTGGGAATCGAGAACACGATCAACCCGGGCATCCAGCTGCGCGGTTCCCCGCTGATGTTCCCCGGCACGCCGTCCGAGACGCCCGCCGTGGAGCTGCACGCGATGGTCTTCTCCGGACTCGACACGCTGGGTGGTGCGGGTGACGGCCAGGACGACTTCGGCGTCGGCCCGAACTTCAACGTCGAGGCGGGCAACGTCCACTTCCAGGTGACCTTCTCGCCCACCAACGGTCCCTCGAGCCCGCTGGTCAGCCTGACCGACATCACGCTCGAGTTCGGCGTCTTCTCCGAGCTCGGCTACGAGGCGGTCGGTGACGGTGGCGGGTTCCTTTCGTTCACCAACGACAGCCTGACGATCCAGGTCATCCCGGAGCCAGGCACCGCGCTCCTCATGGGCCTCGGCCTGGCCGGCCTGGCCACGATTCGCCGCCGCTAGACCTGACTGGCAGGCGGCCGGCGGGGCCGAGCTCCCCTTTCTTTCGGCTTTTGTAAGGCTGCTTGGCTCCGCCACCCAGACGACGGCGGGTTCCTCGACGAGGAGCCCGCCGTTTTCTTTTTTGCGGCCTTGCTCGGCGCAGTTGATCGCGACGGGAGTTGCTCGTCGGGCGACCGGTCGCCGTATCGGGCGCCTGGGAGGTGGTCGCTTCATCGCCTGCGCATCTGGCGACGAGCCAGGCCGGGTCTCGCCCGCTGCCTTCGTCTGCGCGGATCGAAGGCGGGCCTCGCTAGCGCAGCTGGCGCTCGAGGTCGTCGAGGGCGGCTTCTGCCCAGCTCTCGAGGGTCGCGTCCGCGGTGCCGCCGATCGGATGGGGGACGACGACGACGCGGGCGTCGGGGAAGCGGAGCTCGCGGGCCATCTGGTCGGCGAGCGCGGCGAACTCGCGGCTCGCGATCGCGACGGTCGCGCGGCCGCGTTCTTCCAGGGAGCGCGTGTCGTGGAGACTCCACGACGTGCAGCTGCCTCAATCGGCGGTGCCCGTGAGGACCACCTCCACTTCGGCGGCGAGGCGATCGAGGAGGTCGGTTTCGCAGGGGGTGGCGGCGGTCTGCTTCTGGAACACGCCCACGAAGGTGGCGCCCGTCCGCGTCGCGAGGCTTTGGCCCATTGCGCGCAGGAGGTGTGCGGCGCCCGCCTTCCCGTTGTCGAGGGCAGCGATCCGCTTGCCCGCGAGCGCGCCGATCGCGACGCGCGCCGTCGGCATCGCGTTCGGATCGACGCTGCCTTCCGGGGAGTAGATGTTCGTGGCGGCCATCGGGTCGAGCTCCTTGTTCGGGGTCGGGGGGTGGGGGATGGATCGGGCGGGGAGGGATCGCTTCAGGGCGCCAGCGGCAGCGTCGCGCTGGCTGTCATGCCCCAGCTGGGGACGACGCAGGAGTGCTTCCCCGCGCCGCCGGTCACGAGGATCCGGAACTTGTCGGGATCCCGCGCGATCGGCTTGGCGTCGTCGTCGCCCAGGGCCTCTTCCCACTCCGCGTACTGCGCGATCTCGAAGGCGCGTCGGAAGCGTCCCATCGGGAGTCGCGCGTGTTCGAAGAAGAACTGCTGGACGTCTTCTCGCGAGTAGCCGGCATCGGCGATCCCGTGAGCGTGTTCCGGGCCGAGGAAGACGAACCACTCCGCGCTCGAGACCGGCGCGTTGTTCGAGCCGAGGGTCGTCATCGTGCTCGCGATCATCTCG includes:
- a CDS encoding PEP-CTERM sorting domain-containing protein, which translates into the protein MIRKQSLAAVAAVVGLMIPSGAMALGISVVGSSSTSGTPGLVRFGDTITVDLVVENATLDDIFGIDIAARGHDVNGDGLANDGLEIVGGQTSFNLFADIGAGDLGIENTINPGIQLRGSPLMFPGTPSETPAVELHAMVFSGLDTLGGAGDGQDDFGVGPNFNVEAGNVHFQVTFSPTNGPSSPLVSLTDITLEFGVFSELGYEAVGDGGGFLSFTNDSLTIQVIPEPGTALLMGLGLAGLATIRRR